One genomic segment of Streptomyces sp. NBC_00239 includes these proteins:
- a CDS encoding N-6 DNA methylase — MPPVPDHTADGTAAEVTAADIARLAGVGRAAVSNWRRRHTDFPKPVGGTETSPSFALPEVEQWLRAQGKLAEVPLRERVWQHLCGHPAGAVTALVHTGCALLVVRDRPTDWLELSARSDEDLASRLPAVLDQVLTARFGPVHPVTGPAAAGIGPAAVPLLRAAADLAAELGARQAFEFLLGRHLDANPRQYTLTPPGPAELMAALAAPATAGTAGPGTAGAAPFTVLDPACGTGTLLRAAPRATALHGQDSQPELAALTALRLALHGDAAVRTAAADSLRADAFPGLTADAVLCHPPFNERNWGHDELAYDPRWEYGFPARTESELAWVQHALGRLRDGGTAVLLMPPAVAARRSGRRIRADLLRRGALRAVIALPAGAAPPYGIPLHLWVLRRPAPGAAPAPELLLVDTADLGADGRDKTSWPALQQTVLAAWTAFDRTGTAEETPGVSRSVPVIELLDDDVDLTPARYLPPPAAGGPDELAAVREHLDATLLLAARLAPPAAPAAPGQADPVRRTATTLGELARAGALVLKTAGSAEEPVHTRAGDVIVPVVGATAVARVVDTATAGEPLGRNLQLLRPDPAALDPWFLAGFLRGTANTRQASSYASTATRLDVRRLQLPRLPLADQRRYGERFRALAEFEDALRLAGRLGEQLVQGLYDGLTDGTVTPG; from the coding sequence GTGCCGCCAGTGCCGGACCACACCGCCGACGGGACCGCAGCCGAGGTCACCGCGGCCGACATCGCGCGGCTCGCGGGCGTCGGCCGCGCCGCCGTCAGCAACTGGCGCCGCCGGCACACCGACTTCCCCAAGCCCGTCGGAGGCACCGAGACCAGCCCCTCGTTCGCCCTCCCCGAGGTCGAACAGTGGCTGCGCGCCCAGGGCAAGCTCGCCGAGGTCCCGCTCCGCGAACGCGTCTGGCAGCACCTCTGCGGCCACCCCGCCGGCGCCGTCACCGCCCTCGTCCACACCGGCTGCGCCCTGCTCGTCGTACGCGACCGGCCCACCGACTGGCTGGAGCTGTCCGCCCGCTCCGACGAGGACCTCGCGTCCCGACTGCCCGCCGTACTCGACCAGGTGCTCACCGCCCGGTTCGGCCCGGTCCACCCCGTCACCGGCCCGGCCGCCGCCGGCATCGGCCCCGCCGCCGTGCCGCTGCTGCGCGCCGCCGCCGACCTCGCCGCCGAACTCGGCGCCCGCCAGGCCTTCGAGTTCCTCCTCGGCCGCCACCTCGACGCCAACCCGCGCCAGTACACGCTGACCCCGCCCGGCCCCGCCGAGCTGATGGCCGCCCTCGCCGCCCCCGCCACCGCCGGAACCGCCGGCCCGGGGACGGCCGGCGCCGCGCCCTTCACCGTCCTCGACCCCGCCTGCGGCACCGGCACCCTGCTGCGCGCCGCCCCCCGCGCCACCGCCCTGCACGGCCAGGACAGCCAGCCCGAACTCGCCGCGCTCACCGCCCTGCGCCTCGCCCTGCACGGCGACGCCGCCGTCCGCACCGCCGCCGCCGACAGCCTGCGCGCCGACGCCTTCCCCGGCCTCACCGCCGACGCCGTGCTCTGCCACCCGCCCTTCAACGAGCGCAACTGGGGCCACGACGAACTCGCCTACGACCCCCGCTGGGAGTACGGCTTCCCCGCCCGCACCGAATCCGAGCTCGCCTGGGTCCAGCACGCCCTCGGCCGGCTCCGCGACGGCGGCACCGCCGTCCTGCTCATGCCCCCCGCCGTCGCCGCCCGCCGCTCCGGCCGCCGCATCCGCGCCGACCTGCTGCGCCGGGGCGCCCTGCGCGCCGTGATCGCGCTGCCCGCCGGAGCGGCGCCCCCGTACGGCATCCCGCTGCACCTGTGGGTGCTGCGGCGGCCCGCGCCCGGCGCCGCCCCCGCCCCCGAACTACTCCTCGTCGACACCGCCGACCTCGGAGCCGACGGCCGGGACAAGACCTCCTGGCCCGCCCTCCAGCAGACCGTCCTGGCCGCCTGGACGGCCTTCGACCGCACCGGCACCGCCGAGGAAACCCCCGGAGTCAGCCGCTCCGTCCCGGTGATCGAGCTCCTCGACGACGACGTGGACCTGACCCCCGCCCGCTACCTGCCGCCGCCCGCCGCGGGCGGACCCGACGAGCTGGCCGCCGTCCGCGAGCACCTCGACGCGACCCTCCTGCTGGCCGCCCGGCTCGCCCCGCCCGCCGCCCCGGCCGCCCCCGGCCAGGCCGACCCGGTCCGCCGCACCGCCACCACCCTCGGCGAACTCGCCCGCGCCGGCGCCCTCGTCCTCAAGACGGCCGGCTCCGCCGAGGAACCCGTACACACCCGCGCCGGCGACGTGATCGTCCCCGTCGTCGGCGCCACCGCCGTCGCCCGCGTCGTCGACACCGCGACCGCGGGCGAACCGCTCGGCCGCAACCTGCAACTGCTGCGCCCCGACCCCGCCGCCCTCGACCCCTGGTTCCTCGCCGGCTTCCTGCGCGGCACCGCCAACACCCGGCAGGCCAGCAGCTACGCCTCCACCGCCACCCGGCTGGACGTCCGCCGCCTCCAGCTGCCCCGGCTGCCCCTGGCCGACCAGCGGCGCTACGGCGAACGCTTCCGCGCGCTCGCCGAGTTCGAGGACGCGCTGCGGCTGGCCGGGCGCCTCGGTGAACAGTTGGTACAGGGCCTTTACGACGGTCTGACGGACGGTACGGTCACACCCGGGTGA
- a CDS encoding nucleoside triphosphate pyrophosphohydrolase, producing the protein MTASVPSAPPADTGRIVLLTASHRVAPGLLSWPAWQTLRAADLVLCADPGHPQLPYLREAGVTVECARPDARELVEACAGGRTVVVVPGGEGDRQLTDGLARLAGSGRQSMPDLELLPGSYDLPGARLLDLVQVMDRIRRECPWSSRQTHPGLAKYGIEEAYELVEAIEDGDRDALREELGDVLLQVVFHARIAEEHPEEPFSIDDVAGTIVEKLVHRHPHVFGDAVAETPEDVKAHWMRTKAVEKQRESVTDGIPLGQPGLALAAKLAGRVRTGEVDVELPKGEGIGYELLALAARAETEGIDPETALRAAARAYRDAIRAAEGLDA; encoded by the coding sequence GTGACTGCTTCCGTGCCCTCCGCCCCGCCCGCCGACACCGGCCGCATCGTCCTGCTGACCGCGAGCCACCGGGTCGCCCCGGGGCTGCTGTCCTGGCCGGCCTGGCAGACGCTGCGCGCCGCCGACCTCGTGCTGTGCGCCGACCCCGGCCACCCGCAGCTGCCGTACCTGCGGGAGGCCGGCGTCACCGTCGAGTGCGCCCGGCCCGACGCCCGCGAGCTCGTCGAGGCCTGCGCCGGCGGGCGCACCGTCGTCGTGGTCCCCGGCGGCGAGGGCGACCGGCAGCTCACCGACGGCCTGGCCCGGCTCGCCGGCTCCGGCCGCCAGAGCATGCCCGACCTGGAACTGCTGCCCGGCTCGTACGACCTGCCCGGAGCCCGGCTCCTCGACCTGGTCCAGGTCATGGACCGGATCCGGCGCGAGTGCCCCTGGTCCTCCCGGCAGACCCACCCGGGCCTGGCCAAGTACGGCATCGAGGAGGCGTACGAACTCGTCGAGGCCATCGAGGACGGCGACCGGGACGCGCTGCGCGAGGAACTCGGCGACGTCCTGCTGCAAGTGGTCTTCCACGCGCGGATCGCCGAGGAGCACCCCGAGGAGCCGTTCTCGATCGACGACGTCGCGGGGACCATCGTGGAGAAGCTCGTCCACCGCCACCCGCACGTCTTCGGCGACGCGGTCGCCGAGACCCCCGAGGACGTCAAGGCGCACTGGATGCGGACGAAGGCCGTCGAGAAGCAGCGGGAGTCGGTGACCGACGGGATCCCGCTGGGCCAGCCGGGGCTCGCGCTCGCGGCGAAGCTGGCGGGCCGGGTCCGCACCGGCGAGGTCGACGTGGAACTGCCGAAGGGCGAGGGGATCGGGTACGAGCTGCTGGCGCTGGCGGCGCGCGCCGAGACGGAGGGCATCGATCCGGAGACGGCGCTGAGGGCGGCCGCCCGGGCCTACCGGGACGCCATCCGGGCCGCCGAGGGCCTCGACGCGTAG
- a CDS encoding serine/threonine-protein kinase — protein MSGRVIADRYQLATLLGQGGMGQVWTAYDQRLDRRVAVKLLRPDKVTGPVGDTASEEMRRRFVRECRVTAQVDHPGLVTVHDAGSDASDLYLVMQYVEGSDLADHIAEHDPYPWQWAVSVAAQLCGVLAAVHAVPIVHRDLKPRNVMVRPDGSVVVLDLGVASVMDSDTTRLTHTGSPIGSPAYMAPEQAMGGAVGPYTDLYALGVVLHELLSGSVPFAGSTALGVLHRHLYEAPLPVRQLRPEVPHALEALVLRLLAKDPQHRPASAQEVYEALVPLLPGRTATPAGPGARPLDPTRPFVRPHAPWPDRTAAAGRTPAVPAATPRTDVAAAVDQVKQLLDEGRLTQAVDILGGILPAAAAQHGEKSPVVRSLRKQYAATLMDDGQYRRALPELRRLADEYAAASGAGDPQSLRFRYDAAQCLEQLGEPAAALAEYRSLLPYFENQYANDDRELPLEVRRRIAQLLLAVGDRPAAHETLARLLFDAERLHGPHHPFPGEIRRTLHWLGQVHG, from the coding sequence GTGAGCGGACGCGTCATCGCGGACCGCTACCAGCTCGCCACCCTCCTCGGGCAGGGCGGCATGGGCCAGGTCTGGACGGCCTACGACCAGCGCCTCGACCGCCGGGTCGCGGTCAAGCTGCTCCGCCCCGACAAGGTCACCGGGCCGGTCGGCGACACCGCGTCCGAGGAGATGCGCCGCCGCTTCGTCCGCGAGTGCCGGGTCACCGCCCAGGTCGACCACCCCGGGCTCGTCACCGTCCACGACGCGGGCAGCGACGCCTCCGACCTCTACCTCGTCATGCAGTACGTCGAGGGCTCCGACCTCGCCGACCACATCGCCGAACACGACCCGTACCCCTGGCAGTGGGCCGTCTCCGTCGCCGCCCAGCTGTGCGGGGTGCTCGCCGCCGTGCACGCCGTGCCGATCGTGCACCGCGACCTCAAGCCGCGGAACGTGATGGTCCGACCGGACGGCTCGGTGGTCGTCCTCGACCTCGGCGTCGCCTCCGTCATGGACTCCGACACCACCCGCCTCACCCACACCGGCTCGCCCATCGGCAGCCCCGCCTACATGGCCCCCGAACAGGCGATGGGCGGCGCCGTCGGCCCGTACACGGACCTCTACGCACTCGGCGTGGTCCTCCACGAACTCCTCAGCGGCAGCGTGCCCTTCGCCGGATCCACCGCCCTCGGCGTCCTCCACCGCCACCTGTACGAGGCGCCGCTCCCGGTCCGCCAGCTGCGCCCCGAGGTGCCGCACGCGCTCGAAGCCCTGGTCCTGCGGCTGCTCGCCAAGGACCCGCAGCACCGCCCCGCCTCCGCCCAGGAGGTCTACGAGGCCCTCGTCCCGCTGCTGCCCGGCCGGACCGCGACCCCCGCCGGCCCCGGCGCCCGCCCCCTCGACCCCACCCGGCCCTTCGTCCGTCCGCACGCCCCCTGGCCCGACCGGACCGCCGCGGCAGGCCGGACGCCCGCCGTGCCGGCCGCCACCCCGCGCACCGACGTCGCCGCCGCCGTGGACCAGGTCAAGCAGCTCCTCGACGAGGGCCGGCTCACCCAGGCCGTCGACATCCTCGGCGGGATCCTGCCGGCCGCCGCCGCCCAGCACGGCGAGAAGTCCCCCGTGGTCCGCTCCCTGCGCAAGCAGTACGCGGCCACTCTGATGGACGACGGCCAGTACCGCCGGGCCCTGCCCGAACTGCGCCGCCTCGCCGACGAGTACGCGGCCGCCTCCGGCGCCGGCGACCCGCAGTCCCTCCGCTTCCGCTACGACGCGGCCCAGTGCCTGGAGCAGTTGGGCGAACCCGCCGCGGCCCTCGCCGAATACCGCTCGCTGCTGCCGTACTTCGAGAACCAGTACGCCAACGACGACCGCGAGCTCCCGCTCGAAGTGCGCCGCCGCATCGCCCAGCTGCTGCTCGCCGTCGGGGACCGGCCGGCCGCCCACGAGACCCTCGCCCGGCTGCTGTTCGACGCCGAACGCCTGCACGGGCCCCACCACCCCTTCCCCGGGGAGATCCGGCGCACCCTGCACTGGCTGGGCCAGGTCCACGGCTGA
- a CDS encoding SurA N-terminal domain-containing protein yields MHRRTALSVSAALLAAAPLLAACSGEARPGTAAVVGGERITVSALQAQMRDVRAAQNRSPQAAQLISDTSGLEKYKLNSMIQSRVLDRTAQDAGITITTKDLEDARKERILQSGGVEQFEALALQKGGLAPGQIDRAIRDQLILAKLNEKFGEGKIAGPAAAAAKELGVEVNPRYGAWDPAQLTVGQATTPWIRQVTKPQEAPAAG; encoded by the coding sequence TTGCACCGCCGCACAGCGCTCTCCGTATCCGCCGCCCTGCTGGCCGCGGCCCCCCTGCTGGCCGCGTGCTCGGGCGAGGCCCGGCCCGGTACGGCCGCCGTCGTGGGCGGTGAACGCATCACGGTGTCCGCCCTGCAGGCCCAGATGCGGGACGTACGCGCCGCGCAGAACCGTTCCCCGCAGGCCGCCCAGCTCATCTCCGACACCTCCGGCCTGGAGAAGTACAAGCTCAACTCCATGATCCAGAGCCGGGTGCTGGACCGAACGGCACAGGACGCCGGGATCACGATCACCACCAAGGACCTGGAGGACGCCCGCAAGGAGCGCATCCTCCAGTCCGGCGGCGTCGAGCAGTTCGAGGCGCTGGCCCTGCAGAAGGGCGGCCTCGCCCCCGGCCAGATCGACCGCGCCATCCGGGACCAGCTGATCCTCGCGAAGCTCAACGAGAAGTTCGGCGAGGGCAAGATCGCCGGACCCGCCGCGGCCGCCGCCAAGGAACTCGGCGTCGAGGTCAACCCGCGGTACGGGGCCTGGGACCCGGCCCAGCTGACCGTGGGGCAGGCCACCACCCCGTGGATCCGCCAGGTCACCAAGCCGCAGGAGGCCCCCGCGGCGGGATGA
- a CDS encoding globin domain-containing protein, producing the protein MRILKSSFAVVERRAEHAVKFFYSHLFWHNPGVRAMFPPASADMERQRDRLFAALTHVIAHLGDETVGPYLRDLGRDHRKFLAGPEHYAAVGTSLLAALAECSGAAWTPTVEKAWSEAYSLIADAMMAGAAGSTDPPWWDAEIVRHLRYGDDIAVLTLRPHAPLPYTPGQYVSLSDERVPTTWRTYSIGNAPRPDHTLDLHVSRIDRGLVSTALVREAGPGEFVRLGAAGGRMTLRRDAGRPLTFVAAGTGWAPVRAMLEELLLRPPDQDVRLFVVARDGAHLYDRPLIDGWQQEHPWLAVTYITPAPGRHRHQATDRLATALGNRGRWPDHDVYVSGPPMFIDETAGLVAELGADPARIFHDAVPSTGRSRTRPLGFGEWFLDRPATHWHNPSDRAPRNPRYGR; encoded by the coding sequence GTGAGGATCTTGAAAAGCAGCTTCGCGGTGGTGGAGAGACGGGCCGAGCACGCGGTCAAGTTCTTCTACTCACACCTGTTCTGGCACAACCCCGGCGTCCGGGCGATGTTCCCGCCGGCGTCCGCGGACATGGAGCGGCAGCGGGACCGGCTCTTCGCCGCACTGACCCACGTCATCGCGCACCTCGGCGACGAGACCGTCGGCCCCTACCTGCGGGACCTGGGACGCGACCACCGGAAGTTCCTCGCCGGGCCCGAGCACTACGCGGCCGTCGGCACCAGCCTGCTCGCCGCCCTCGCGGAATGCTCGGGCGCGGCCTGGACCCCCACCGTGGAGAAGGCCTGGAGCGAGGCCTACTCGCTGATCGCGGACGCGATGATGGCGGGCGCCGCCGGCAGCACCGACCCGCCCTGGTGGGACGCGGAGATCGTCCGCCACCTCCGGTACGGAGACGACATCGCGGTGCTGACGCTGCGCCCGCACGCACCGCTCCCGTACACGCCCGGCCAGTACGTCAGCCTCTCCGACGAGCGGGTCCCCACCACCTGGCGCACCTACTCCATCGGCAACGCGCCGCGCCCGGACCACACCTTGGACCTGCACGTCAGCCGCATCGACCGGGGCCTGGTCAGCACCGCGCTGGTCCGCGAGGCCGGACCCGGCGAATTCGTGCGGCTGGGCGCGGCCGGCGGGCGGATGACCCTGCGGCGCGACGCGGGCCGCCCGCTCACCTTCGTCGCTGCGGGCACCGGCTGGGCCCCGGTCCGGGCCATGCTGGAGGAACTGCTCCTGCGCCCGCCCGATCAGGACGTGCGGCTGTTCGTCGTGGCGCGCGACGGCGCGCACCTCTACGACCGGCCGCTGATCGACGGCTGGCAGCAGGAGCACCCCTGGCTGGCCGTCACCTACATCACGCCGGCGCCGGGCAGGCACCGCCACCAGGCCACCGACCGGCTCGCCACCGCGCTCGGCAACCGCGGCCGGTGGCCCGACCACGACGTCTACGTGAGCGGCCCGCCGATGTTCATCGACGAGACCGCGGGCCTCGTGGCGGAACTGGGCGCGGACCCGGCCCGGATCTTCCACGACGCGGTCCCCTCCACCGGCCGCAGCCGCACCCGCCCGCTGGGCTTCGGCGAGTGGTTCCTGGACCGCCCCGCAACCCACTGGCACAACCCCTCGGACCGGGCGCCCCGCAACCCCCGGTACGGCCGGTAG
- the eno gene encoding phosphopyruvate hydratase — MLVPSIDVVVAREILDSRGNPTVEVEVGLDDGSTGRAAVPSGASTGAFEAIELRDGDPNRYMGKGVEKAVLAVIEQIGPELVGYDATEQRLIDQAMFDLDATENKGSLGANAILGVSLAVAHAASEASDLPLFRYLGGPNAHLLPVPMMNILNGGSHADSNVDIQEFMIAPIGAETFSEALRWGAEVYHTLKKVLHTKGLSTGLGDEGGFAPNLESNRAALDLIVEAIKQAGYVPGKDIALALDVAASEFYKDGKYEFEGQSRSAAEMTEYYEELVSAYPMVSIEDPLYEDDWAGWKTLTDKLGTKVQIVGDDLFVTNPERLARGIEEGSANALLVKVNQIGSLTETLDAVEMAQRNGFKCMMSHRSGETEDVTIADLAVAVNCGQIKTGAPARSDRVAKYNQLLRIEEILDDAAVYAGRSAFPRFKG, encoded by the coding sequence ATGCTCGTGCCGTCCATCGACGTCGTCGTAGCCCGGGAAATCCTGGACTCCCGAGGCAACCCCACGGTCGAGGTCGAGGTTGGCCTCGACGACGGCAGCACCGGCCGTGCTGCTGTTCCGTCCGGCGCCTCCACCGGTGCATTCGAGGCCATCGAGCTCCGTGACGGTGACCCCAACCGCTACATGGGCAAGGGTGTCGAGAAGGCCGTCCTCGCCGTCATCGAGCAGATCGGCCCGGAGCTCGTCGGCTACGACGCCACCGAGCAGCGCCTGATCGACCAGGCCATGTTCGACCTGGACGCCACCGAGAACAAGGGCTCCCTCGGCGCCAACGCCATCCTCGGCGTCTCCCTCGCCGTGGCCCACGCGGCCTCCGAGGCCTCGGACCTGCCGCTGTTCCGCTACCTCGGCGGCCCGAACGCGCACCTGCTGCCCGTCCCGATGATGAACATCCTCAACGGTGGGTCGCACGCCGACTCCAACGTGGACATCCAGGAGTTCATGATCGCGCCGATCGGCGCCGAGACGTTCTCCGAGGCGCTGCGCTGGGGTGCCGAGGTCTACCACACCCTCAAGAAGGTCCTGCACACCAAGGGCCTCTCCACCGGCCTGGGCGACGAGGGCGGCTTCGCCCCGAACCTGGAGTCCAACCGCGCCGCGCTCGACCTCATCGTCGAGGCCATCAAGCAGGCCGGCTACGTCCCCGGCAAGGACATCGCGCTCGCGCTCGACGTCGCCGCGTCCGAGTTCTACAAGGACGGCAAGTACGAGTTCGAGGGCCAGTCCCGCTCGGCAGCCGAGATGACCGAGTACTACGAGGAGCTCGTCTCCGCGTACCCGATGGTCTCCATCGAGGACCCGCTGTACGAGGACGACTGGGCCGGCTGGAAGACCCTCACCGACAAGCTGGGCACCAAGGTCCAGATCGTCGGCGACGACCTCTTCGTCACCAACCCCGAGCGCCTGGCCCGCGGTATCGAGGAGGGCTCCGCCAACGCCCTGCTCGTAAAGGTGAACCAGATCGGTTCGCTGACCGAGACCCTCGACGCCGTCGAGATGGCCCAGCGCAACGGCTTCAAGTGCATGATGTCGCACCGCTCCGGCGAGACCGAGGACGTCACCATCGCCGACCTCGCCGTCGCCGTGAACTGCGGTCAGATCAAGACCGGCGCCCCGGCCCGCTCGGACCGCGTCGCCAAGTACAACCAGCTGCTGCGCATCGAGGAGATCCTCGACGACGCCGCGGTGTACGCCGGCCGCAGCGCCTTCCCGCGCTTCAAGGGCTGA
- a CDS encoding cytochrome P450 family protein — protein sequence MHEENAATPAPPPAPTLFDWEFATDPYPAYAWLREHAPVHRTKLPSGVEAWLVTRYADARQALADQRLSKNPAHHAEPAHAKGKTGIPGERKAELMTHLLNIDPPDHTRLRRLVSKAFTPGRVAEFTPRVQELTDHLIDKIIEKAGDASVGEADLIHEFAFPLPIYAICEMLGVPREDQDDFRDWAGMMIRHGGGPRGGVARSVKKMRNYLVELIHRKRDEPGDDLISGLIRASDHGEHLTENEAAAMAFILLFAGFETTVNLIGNGVHSLFMNPDQRERLQASLAAGESDLLATGVEELLRYDGPVELATWRFATRALTLGGQEIAAGDPVLVVLAAADRDPERFAEPDTLDLSRTDNQHLGYGHGIHYCLGAPLARLEGQTALATLLTRLPDLRLAVDPSELRWRGGLIMRGLRTLPVEFTPPGK from the coding sequence GTGCACGAAGAGAACGCAGCCACCCCCGCCCCGCCGCCGGCCCCGACCCTGTTCGACTGGGAGTTCGCGACCGACCCCTACCCGGCCTACGCCTGGCTGCGCGAGCACGCCCCCGTCCACCGCACCAAGCTGCCCAGCGGCGTCGAGGCCTGGCTCGTCACGCGGTACGCCGACGCCCGCCAGGCCCTCGCCGACCAGCGGCTGAGCAAGAACCCGGCCCACCACGCGGAGCCCGCGCACGCGAAGGGCAAGACGGGCATCCCGGGCGAGCGCAAGGCCGAGCTGATGACGCATCTGCTCAACATCGACCCGCCGGACCACACCCGGCTGCGGCGGCTGGTGTCGAAGGCGTTCACCCCGGGCCGGGTCGCCGAGTTCACCCCGCGCGTCCAGGAGCTGACCGACCACCTCATCGACAAGATCATCGAGAAAGCGGGGGACGCGTCGGTGGGGGAGGCGGACCTCATCCACGAGTTCGCCTTCCCGCTCCCCATCTACGCCATCTGCGAGATGCTCGGCGTACCGCGGGAGGACCAGGACGACTTCCGCGACTGGGCCGGGATGATGATCCGGCACGGCGGCGGCCCGCGCGGGGGAGTGGCCCGCTCGGTCAAGAAGATGCGGAACTACCTGGTCGAATTGATCCACCGGAAGCGGGACGAACCGGGCGACGACCTGATCTCCGGCCTGATCCGGGCGAGCGACCACGGCGAGCACCTGACGGAGAACGAGGCCGCCGCGATGGCCTTCATCCTGCTCTTCGCCGGCTTCGAGACCACCGTGAACCTCATCGGAAACGGCGTCCACTCCCTCTTCATGAACCCGGACCAGCGCGAACGGCTCCAGGCCTCCCTCGCGGCCGGCGAGAGCGACCTGCTGGCCACCGGGGTGGAGGAGCTGCTGCGCTACGACGGCCCGGTCGAGCTGGCCACCTGGCGGTTCGCCACCCGGGCGCTGACCCTGGGCGGTCAGGAGATCGCCGCCGGCGACCCGGTCCTGGTGGTGCTGGCCGCGGCCGACCGGGACCCCGAGCGCTTCGCCGAACCCGACACCCTGGACCTGTCCCGTACCGACAACCAGCACCTGGGATACGGGCACGGGATCCACTACTGCCTCGGCGCCCCGCTGGCCCGGCTGGAGGGCCAGACCGCGCTGGCCACGCTTCTGACGCGGCTGCCCGACCTGCGACTTGCGGTCGATCCGTCCGAACTGCGGTGGCGGGGCGGGCTCATCATGCGCGGCCTGCGCACGCTGCCGGTGGAGTTCACGCCGCCCGGGAAGTGA
- a CDS encoding transglycosylase family protein has product MLLSGKGKHRRPSKATRIVTLAGVTGAAVAAPLMAAGTASAATTSEWDAVAQCESGGDWSINTGNGYYGGLQFSSSTWAAFGGTAYAPQANQASKSQQIAIGEKVLAGQGKGAWPSCGVGLSRTANGGSDAGSGSGSGSGSGKSSSSKPAEQRKETRKETREESAPTTRSERPAAPSAPTGYKKGDGSYEVKAGDTLGTIAAAHGVKGGWEKLFELNKDIVTDANLIYPGQKLHLA; this is encoded by the coding sequence ATGCTGCTTTCGGGCAAGGGCAAGCACCGTCGTCCCTCCAAGGCCACCCGCATCGTGACGCTCGCCGGCGTCACCGGTGCCGCCGTCGCCGCCCCGCTGATGGCCGCGGGCACCGCCAGCGCCGCCACCACCTCCGAGTGGGACGCCGTCGCGCAGTGCGAGTCCGGCGGCGACTGGTCGATCAACACGGGCAACGGCTACTACGGCGGCCTGCAGTTCTCTTCCTCCACCTGGGCGGCCTTCGGCGGCACCGCCTACGCCCCGCAGGCCAACCAGGCCAGCAAGTCCCAGCAGATAGCCATCGGCGAGAAGGTCCTCGCGGGCCAGGGCAAGGGCGCCTGGCCGAGCTGCGGCGTCGGCCTGTCCCGTACGGCCAACGGCGGCTCCGACGCGGGCTCCGGCTCGGGTTCGGGCTCCGGCTCCGGCAAGAGCTCCTCCTCCAAGCCTGCCGAGCAGCGCAAGGAGACCCGCAAGGAGACCCGCGAGGAGAGCGCGCCGACCACCCGCTCCGAGCGCCCGGCCGCCCCCTCCGCGCCCACGGGCTACAAGAAGGGTGACGGCTCGTACGAAGTGAAGGCCGGCGACACCCTCGGCACCATCGCCGCCGCACACGGCGTCAAGGGCGGCTGGGAGAAGCTCTTCGAGCTCAACAAGGACATCGTCACCGATGCCAACCTGATCTACCCGGGCCAGAAGCTGCACCTCGCCTGA
- a CDS encoding transglycosylase family protein has translation MRSGNGRHRRPRQAPALVVTAGVAGSALALPLLAATNASAADTSTWDKVAECESGGTWSADFGNGSYGGLQFTQEMWKSGGGLEFAARADLASRSQQIAVAERVLGAKGPAAWPLCATTAGLGAKGPAADVDPGSAASPRPVAPAPVRPDELPESAAKPATPAKPVTPAVPVTPGSPTTPPPASGLPTTPTTPTTPGTPGTPTAPGATDPSTPAVPATPGTPGTPGTPGLPATPALPGTPGAPAVPGTPGATPESPAASTPAPGEATGRHRGAAAEEGAGSTGTPSGIETQTVDPTYTVQPGDSLSEIANVKGVKGGWNALYEANERLIGEDADLIQPGQNLDLRQK, from the coding sequence ATGCGTTCCGGGAACGGCCGCCACAGGCGTCCTCGTCAGGCCCCCGCGCTCGTCGTCACGGCCGGAGTCGCCGGCTCCGCCCTCGCGCTGCCGCTGCTCGCCGCCACGAACGCCTCGGCAGCGGACACGTCCACGTGGGACAAGGTGGCCGAGTGCGAGAGCGGCGGCACGTGGAGCGCCGACTTCGGCAACGGCTCCTACGGCGGGCTCCAGTTCACCCAGGAGATGTGGAAGAGCGGCGGCGGGCTGGAGTTCGCCGCCCGCGCCGACCTCGCCAGCCGCTCGCAGCAGATAGCCGTCGCCGAGCGCGTCCTCGGCGCCAAGGGCCCCGCCGCCTGGCCGCTGTGCGCCACCACCGCCGGCCTCGGCGCGAAGGGCCCCGCCGCCGACGTCGACCCCGGCTCCGCCGCCTCGCCGCGCCCGGTCGCGCCCGCACCGGTGCGCCCCGACGAGCTGCCGGAGAGTGCCGCCAAGCCGGCCACGCCCGCGAAGCCGGTCACCCCGGCGGTGCCGGTCACCCCGGGCTCGCCGACCACTCCGCCGCCCGCCTCCGGCCTGCCCACCACGCCCACCACGCCCACCACTCCGGGCACGCCCGGCACCCCCACCGCTCCCGGTGCGACGGACCCGAGCACTCCGGCCGTCCCCGCGACTCCGGGGACCCCGGGCACTCCCGGCACGCCGGGCCTCCCCGCGACCCCGGCGCTGCCCGGCACCCCCGGCGCTCCGGCCGTCCCGGGCACCCCGGGCGCCACCCCCGAGAGCCCCGCCGCGTCGACGCCCGCCCCGGGCGAGGCCACCGGCCGGCACCGCGGTGCGGCCGCCGAGGAGGGCGCCGGCTCCACCGGCACCCCGTCGGGCATCGAGACCCAGACGGTCGATCCGACGTACACCGTGCAGCCGGGTGACAGCCTGTCCGAGATCGCGAACGTCAAGGGCGTGAAGGGTGGATGGAACGCCCTCTACGAGGCGAACGAGCGCCTGATCGGCGAGGACGCGGACCTGATCCAGCCCGGCCAGAACCTCGATCTCCGCCAGAAATAG